DNA sequence from the Candidatus Binataceae bacterium genome:
ATCGATTTTCGCGACCTGGTGCGGGATCTCGCCAATACGCTGCACGTCCGGGTGGAGATGAAGCAGATCGGCGCGCGCGATGAGACCAAGGTCACCGGCGCCGTGGGCCCGTGCGGGCGCGAACTATGCTGCTCGTCGTGGTTGCGCGACTTCGAGGCGATCACGGTCAAGATGGCGCGCGAGCAGGGTCTTGCGCTCAATCCGTCGCGGCTCGCCGGGATGTGCGGGCGACTCAAGTGCTGTCTGCGCTACGAATATGCGACCTACCTCGAACTCAGGCGCGGGCTGCCCAACGTCGGCAAGCGCGTCCAATCGGTCAAGGGCGACGGCAAGGTGCTGCGCCAGAACATTCTCAAGCAGACGGTGCTGATCCAGCGCGACGAGGATGGTGGCGTGGTCGAAGCCGCGCTGCAGGATCTGGTGGACGCGCGCCCGCAGGCTTGAGCCGCCCAGCCCCCGACAAGTAGCATCTGAAAGCCGCTTTTTCCACGCATCCGCAACCGGCGCGCGCGGATCGCCGCAGAAAAAGCCGCATCGGACAGATGGCCGACCGCATCCACATCACGACCGCGATTTTCTATTGTAACGGCACCCCGCACGTCGGCAGCGCCTACGAAGCGCTCGCCGCAGACGTCTTCGTGCGCTACCAGCGGCGCAAGCTGGGCTGCGACAACGTGAGCTTTTTGAGCGGCACCGACGAGCACGGCGACAAAATCCGGCGCGCCGCCCTGGCCGAGGGGCTCAAACCGCAGGCTTATACCGACAAGATGAGCGCGTTGTTCGACCAGGCGTTTCGCGGGCTCGGCGTCAGCTACGACTACTGGGTGCGCACCACCGATGAGGTGCATCAGAAGTGGGTGCAGGAGATGCTGCGGCGCACGCATAGCCGCGGCGACATCTACTTTCGCGACTACGAAGGGCTCTACTGCGTGGATTGCGAGCGCTTCTACACCGAAAAGGAACTGCTGCCGGGCAACGTCTGTCCCACCCACAACCGCCCGGTCGAGCTTATCAGCGAGGGCAACTACTTTCTGCGTATCGAGAAGTACCGCGAGCAGGTCCTGGAGCACATCCGGCGCAATCCCGACTTCATCCGGCCCGAGCGCTACCGCAAGGAGGCGCTCAACATGCTAGCCGAGCCGCTGAGCGACCTTTGCATCTCGCGGCCCAAGGCCCGGCTGGATTGGGGAATCGAGCTGCCCTTCGACTCTAACTACGTGACCTACGTCTGGTACGACGCGTTCTGGGCCTACGTGAGCCATCCCGCGACCAACGATCCCGATTTCGTCGCCAAGGTCTGGCCCAACACCGAGCATTTCATCGGCAAGGACATTCTTAAGACTCATGCGGTGTACTGGCCGCCGATCCTGCTCGCGGCCGGATTGCCGCTGTTCAAGCATCTCAACGTGCACGGATGGCTTAATTTCGGCGGCGCGCGGATGTCCAAGAGCTCGGGCAACGTGCGCGATCCGCTTTCTTACGAGCGGGCCTTCGGCGCCGACGTGCTTCGCTACTTCCTGATGCGCGAGGTGGTTTACGGACTGGACGGCGATTTTTCCGAGGAGCGGCTCGTCGAGCGCTACAACGCCGAGTTAGCCAACGACTTGGGAAATCTGACGAGCCGGGTGCTCGCGATGGCGGCGCGCTATTTCCAGGGCGAGATCACGGCGGCGCCGGGCGCGGCCGGCGAAGAGATCGACCGCGCGCTGGTCGAGGCGTTTGCCGCTGCGCCCGCGCGCGCGGGAGCGATGGAAGACGAGCTTGCGTTCAATCGCGGGCTCGACGCGGTGTGGCTGGCGCTGGACGCGGCCAACAAATATATCGTTGCGACGTCGCCGTTCACCCTCGCCAAGGACCCGGCGAAGCTGCCGCGCGTCGGACAGATTCTCGCCAATCTGCTCGAAGGGCTGCGCGTGATTGCCGCCACGCTGGAGCCTTTCATGCCACGGCAGGCGGCCAAGCTGCTCGAACTGCTCGGCGTCGATGGAACTGCGGCGTACGCACCGTTCGGCGCCGGGCTCAAGCGCGGCGATCGCGTCAGGGCGCCCGTCCCGCTCTTTCCGCGTATCGAAAAGGCCTGAGACGCCAGGCTCCGCCAGGCGCGCTAGCGAAATTCGCTGGCGAACCGTATCGCGCGCCGTCCCCCATTATTTCATTCGCGCGTAAGCGTTACTGAAATCTGTGCCTCAGCTGCTCGACCGGTTCGTCGACCACGATAGTCATCTCGCTATCGAAACAGACCTTGGTCTCGAGCCGCTTCGATCCGTCCTGCGCCTGCGATTCGACGCCCTCGAAGTAGGCGATACGGTCGCTGTTTATCCAGATCGATTGCCCGCCCTTATTAAGCCGCACAAACGCCATCTTCCGCTCTCACCTTTGTCTCCCTTGATTGGCCACCAGCGCAGGTGGCTCTTCAGCCTTAGGGATTAGCTGCGCGCAAGCAACACCCGCCCGCCGCCTCAGAATTCGGTCTAGAGCTTCGCGGCCGCTTCGATCCATTTGCGCGCCGCTTCTTCGACGTTTTTCGTGGCTTCCTCGGGCGTGCGCGGCGCACGCATGTTGACAATCACGACCTCATCGGCGCCTGCGTCGCGGTAGCGCGCGAGATCGTCGGGCATAATCGGCTTGGTGTAGGGCGAGACCGCGAGCTCGACATCGGAGCGCTTGCGCCCGTTGGACTTGAGCTGAGCCTCGATCCGGCGAATCTTGTCCGCCGTCTCGCCCGGGTCGAGATTGAAGCCGCACCATCCGTTGCCGTATTCGGCGACGCGGCGCAGCGCGGGTCCGCTCTCGCCGCCGAAGAAGACCGGCAGGCCGGCGCCGCGCACCGGCTTGGGAAAGCTGCGGACGTTTTCGAAATTGACGAACTCGCCCTTGTAGGAGCTGAGCGCGTCGCCCCACAGCCGGCGCATCGCCTCGACATATTCGCGGGTGCGCTGCGCGCGGCGCTCCCAGGGGATGCCGAGCGCGCGGAACTCCTCTTCGAGCCAACCCACGCCCACGCCCAGCACTACGCGGCCCTCGCTGAGCGAGTCGAGCGTCGCGACCACCTTGGCCAGCACCAGCGGATTATGCTCGGGCACGAGACAGATTCCGGTCGCAAGGCGAATCCGGTTCGTCACCGAGGCCATCGTGCACAAGCTCAGGAAAGGATCGGGAATCGGCGCGTCGGAGGGCGCGGGCAGGGTGCCGTCGTCGCGGTAGGGATAGCGCGAGGCGTAGGAATCGAGCAGGACGACGTGCTCGGGCGCCCACAGGGTCGAGAACCCGGTGCGCTCGGCGGTCTCTGCAAACGCTTTCATCACCGCCATCCCGCCGACCCGTCCCGAAACCACCGCGAAAAGTCCGATTTTCATGATGCGATACTCCTTGCGCGCGAGACTTCAACAAATGATGTCGCGCGCGAAACCATGACAGTGCGCCAGCGCTCCCTGTACTACGGCGCGATTGCGCCTGACAAGCGCCAAAGACGGGGCGCGCCGGTCAGACGTGATTGCGCAGCATCAGCTCGCGGGGATGCGGTTCAAGATAAGTCTGACCCTTGAGATAGGCGACATCGAAGCGGCGCACCCAGTGGCGAATGAGGGTCAACGGCACGATCAGCGGCACGGTTGCGCGCCGATATTCCTCGATCACTTCCATCAGTTCGCGGCGCGAGTCGATGTCGCAGCGATCGCGCAGATAGCCGGCGATATGCTGCATCACGTTGGCGTGGCGCGCCGGCGTGGCCAGCCGCTTGAGCGCCGCCATGAACTCCGCCGAGTAACGCTCGCGGAGTTCGGCGCGTTCGATTCCTTTGGCTTCGGCGACGAGGCGTCCCAGGGCGGCGTAGGCGTTTGGCGAGTGCGCCAGCAGGGCGAGCTTGTGCGCGGTATGGAAGGCCACCAGCGCACCTGCGCTCCATCGCGAGGCGAACAGCGCGCGCATCCGATGGTACGCGAAGACCCGTTCGATGAAATTTTCGCGGAGTTGCGGATCGTTGAGCCGCCCCTCCTCTTCGACCGGCAGATTGGGCAGGTGGCGCATCAGCGCGTCGGCGAAGAGTCCGCGCCCGTCGCGCACCGGCATCCCGGCGCGTCCATAGACACGCACCCGTTCCATCCCGCAGCTTGGCGAGTCCTTCTTCAGCACGTAACCCGAGAGATCGATGCGTGCGAGGGTGGCCGCGCGGCGCCCGGCATAAGCATTCATCGCATCGGTCAGGTCGGCGCCGCTTTTGTTGGCGACCATCCGCGCCGCCCCGCTCTCGCCGCGGACCAGCCGCAGGCTCTCGCGCGGAACGCCGAGGCCGAGCTCGACTTCGGGGCAGACGGCCACGAATTCGACAAATTTGCCGAGCGTGCCGGTGAGAAAATCGTCGCGCTTGTGGCCGCCGTCGAAGCGCACCTCCTGTCCCATGAGACAGGCGGAAACGCCGATCCGAATCGGGCTCGAGCCGCGAGCATTCATAGTTTCAAATGGTTTCGCCAAAGGGCGCGGATGAGACTACGCCAGCGCGTACGGGTACCGGGACGTGAGCCGCGGCATCGCGAGCCCCACATTGGCCAGCCGCCGTTCAAGCATCGACAGATACAGTTCCGTCAGCTCGCCGTTGTCGCGCGCCTTAAGCCCGAAGCGCATGCAATCGTAGCCGAAGCCGCTGCCCGGCGGGCCGAAAAAGTTCGCCGCCGCCGGCAGCCACTTTATGAGCGCCGCCGCAACTGCTTCGGCTCCGAAGCGCTCGACCGCGCTCGCAAGCTCGCCTGCCGCGAACATCTCGTGCTCGGCCTCGTCGTCGATGATGCGGTCGGCGGCGCGCGCGTGCGGCGCGTAGCTCGACTCCTTGTAGTTGACGCCGATCATGAGGAGTCCCGTCATGTCCAGGCTGAGCGAAGCCATCAGCAGGTCCAGTTCGCCGGCCGCGCTTTTGGCAAAGCGCAGCGGCGCCTCGAACGAGGGGGCCTTGAGCACCGGGATCATCGAACGGTCGGCTTCCTCCTGCGAGATACCGATTTCGCGTAGCGCCCGGTAAACGAGCGCCGCGTGGCGCCGTTCCTCGGCGAGATTTTTTTCGATCACCGGACGGAGCAATTCGTTGCCTACGGTGTCGAGCGCGCGCTGGTACCCGAGCGCGGTCAGCTTTTCGGCAAGCGCGTGCGCGGCGAGCAGCCGGACGAGGCTCTTGATATAATGCGGGTCGACGCGGCGGAGCCTTATGTCTTCGGCCTCGATCGTGCGCGGGGGAAATTCTCGCCGCATCGCGGGCGTCTTCGGCGTCGCGGGGACTTACCGGATGCCTTCGCGCGACGGGAGGATCACGGTGGCGCTGCCGAGCGTGGTTTTCTCGCCCTTGGCATTCTCGAGCCAGATTTCGCAATCGACGAGATGGTCGCGGCCCTCGGCGTACTTCTTGACCACCTTGCCCTTGCATACGACGGGCGAGCCGGGCTGGTCCATCCCGCGGTATTGGACGGCGAGTTTGCGGAGCCATCCCTCGTGGCCGGCGAAGTCGGTCATCATCTGGCCGAGGAATCCGTTCTTGAGCGCGCCGTGCAGGATCACGCCGGGCAGGTTGGCCTTGAGCGCGAAGTCCTTGTCGTAGTGGATCTGGTAGAAGTCGCCCGATGCGCCCGCATATTTTACGAGTTGCTGAGTGGTGGGATTTTTCTCGAGCGGCGGCACTTCCGCTCCGGCCTCGACGTCTTCCCAATAAATCTGCTTGGCCATCTCGTTACTCTCTCCTCGAAGTCTCTCGCGCGCGGCTCAGTAACGGATCACAGTCGAGCGCTGCAGGGCGCAGAGCTGACTGAACTGGTTGGTGTAGCTGGTCTCGACCGTGATGAAGACCATCGGGCCGAGCCGGCCCGTGCTCTCGCGGATGTCCGCGATCTTCGAGACCACGCTGATACGGTCGCCCGGGCGGATCGGCGCGAAGTATTCCCACTCCGAGCCGCCGTCGAGGCCGCGAAACTCGCCCATCCCGATGCTGATCTCCGGGATCGCCGCCCCGAGCGAGCGGCAGAAGGTCGGCGGCGCGATCATCCCGCCGAAGCGGGTCTTGCGCGCGGCGGCTTCGTCGTGGAAGAGCGGATTGGGATCGCCGATCGCCTCGGCGAAGCGCCGGATCGCGCCGCGCTCGACTTCGACCACGCGCGCCTCGCTCTGCATTCCGATCTGCTTGCGCACCTCATCGGTTACGTACTTGTTCGCCATTGCAAAGGTCCTCGATTATCCGCCGCGCGGTTGCTGGCGCCGCCCGCCGCTCAGTAGTCGCCCACGATTTTCGAGTGGTCCCAGCTCGCCCAACGCTCCGGCTGAAACCGCATCAGGATCCGTTTTTGCACGCGGCGCACCGCGGCCGGATTGTTCGGATCCGCGCCGGTCAGCCGCAGAATCTCGGCGAGCGCCGCGGGGCCCTCGCTCAATTCGACCCGTCCGCGGACCATCACCCCGGCGAGTTCCTTGTATGTGGAGCCGCTTTCGACGAGCACTGTGGCGCGCGGATCGCGCCTCAAGTTCACGATCTTCTGCGCGCGGGCGTAACTGGTCATCATGATCGCCCCGCCCTTGACCATATACCACATGGCGACGACGTGCGGATAACCGTCATGGCCGTTGGTCGCGAGCGCGCAGCTATGGCGCGCGGAGAGGTAGGCGAGCGCCTGTTCGGGCGTCATCTTGATAGAATTGCGCTGGTTCATCGCGTCTCCCCGACACAGGCGTTTGGCGGCCTTGCGCCGGCTGTTGTCTAATATGAGCGTCGGCTGGTGTTTAATATGAGTCAGAACGGCGCGCAAGGCGAGTTGTCCGCAAGCGACGGAGGATGCACCGATGGCCAAACTCGAGAAGTCCGAGATAGAGCGGCGGCTCGGCACGCTGCCCGGATGGGAACTGAAGGACGACGCGATCGGCAAGCTTTATCGCTTCCGGGAATTCATGGACGGGATAAAGTTCCTCAATCGCGTGGCCGAGATGGCCGAGGCCGCGGACCATCATCCCGACGTCAAGATAAACTACACGCGGATCACGTTCAGCTGCTCGACGCACGACCAGGGCGGCGTGACGGATAAGGACTTCAAGCTCGCCTCGCAGATCGAAGACGCGTACAAGGCGTACGCGACCCAATAGGCGGTGGGCAGCTGGCGGCGCAGTTGCCGCGCCTGTCGCACGCGGTAAAAATTCCGGGGCGTCGTCAGCCTTTGCGCGGGACGTAGTAGTGCGAACCCGCGCCGGTGCGATCGATTTCGCGCAGCAGGTCTTCGAGATCGCCCGGATCGGCGACGAAGTCGATCTCCGTGCTGTCAACCACCAGCAGCGGCGTTTCGTCGTAGTAGAAAAAGAAGTCGCGGTACGCGGCCGAGACGCGCTCGAGGTACTCGACGCCGATATGACGCTCGAAGGCGCGGTTGCGCTTGCGCAGCCGCTCGGCCAGGACCTCGACGCGGGCGCGCAGGTAAACCACCAGGTCGGGCTTGGCGAGCTGTCCGTCGAGCAGGCGATAGACGCCCTCGTAAAGCACCAGTTCGTCGGGGTCGAGGTTGAGCCGGGCGAAGATGCGATCCTTGGCGAGCAGGTAGTCGGTGACGGTCGCCTGCGCGAAAAGGTCCTGTTGCGCGAGCTGACGCTGCTGGTTGTAGCGCGTCAGCAGGAAGTAGAGCTGGACCGGGAAGGCGTATTTTTCGGGATCCTGGTAGAAGCGGGCGATGAAGGGATTGCTGTCGGTGTCCTCGAGCACGATGCGCGCGCCGAGCCTCAGCCCGAGCGCCTGGGCGAGGCTGGTCTTGCCGACGCCGATCGGTCCTTCGATCGCGATATAGCCGCCGCCCCGCCTCATCGGCCGCCGTCCCCGGCAACCGCGCTAATCGGCCGGCATCGGGAGCGGAAAATGCACGCGCTCCTTGGCCACGC
Encoded proteins:
- the ricT gene encoding regulatory iron-sulfur-containing complex subunit RicT; the protein is MESNLAMKLINVDYTLDGRKAVFYFTAENRIDFRDLVRDLANTLHVRVEMKQIGARDETKVTGAVGPCGRELCCSSWLRDFEAITVKMAREQGLALNPSRLAGMCGRLKCCLRYEYATYLELRRGLPNVGKRVQSVKGDGKVLRQNILKQTVLIQRDEDGGVVEAALQDLVDARPQA
- the metG gene encoding methionine--tRNA ligase produces the protein MADRIHITTAIFYCNGTPHVGSAYEALAADVFVRYQRRKLGCDNVSFLSGTDEHGDKIRRAALAEGLKPQAYTDKMSALFDQAFRGLGVSYDYWVRTTDEVHQKWVQEMLRRTHSRGDIYFRDYEGLYCVDCERFYTEKELLPGNVCPTHNRPVELISEGNYFLRIEKYREQVLEHIRRNPDFIRPERYRKEALNMLAEPLSDLCISRPKARLDWGIELPFDSNYVTYVWYDAFWAYVSHPATNDPDFVAKVWPNTEHFIGKDILKTHAVYWPPILLAAGLPLFKHLNVHGWLNFGGARMSKSSGNVRDPLSYERAFGADVLRYFLMREVVYGLDGDFSEERLVERYNAELANDLGNLTSRVLAMAARYFQGEITAAPGAAGEEIDRALVEAFAAAPARAGAMEDELAFNRGLDAVWLALDAANKYIVATSPFTLAKDPAKLPRVGQILANLLEGLRVIAATLEPFMPRQAAKLLELLGVDGTAAYAPFGAGLKRGDRVRAPVPLFPRIEKA
- a CDS encoding TIGR03619 family F420-dependent LLM class oxidoreductase, which produces MKIGLFAVVSGRVGGMAVMKAFAETAERTGFSTLWAPEHVVLLDSYASRYPYRDDGTLPAPSDAPIPDPFLSLCTMASVTNRIRLATGICLVPEHNPLVLAKVVATLDSLSEGRVVLGVGVGWLEEEFRALGIPWERRAQRTREYVEAMRRLWGDALSSYKGEFVNFENVRSFPKPVRGAGLPVFFGGESGPALRRVAEYGNGWCGFNLDPGETADKIRRIEAQLKSNGRKRSDVELAVSPYTKPIMPDDLARYRDAGADEVVIVNMRAPRTPEEATKNVEEAARKWIEAAAKL
- a CDS encoding DUF523 and DUF1722 domain-containing protein → MNARGSSPIRIGVSACLMGQEVRFDGGHKRDDFLTGTLGKFVEFVAVCPEVELGLGVPRESLRLVRGESGAARMVANKSGADLTDAMNAYAGRRAATLARIDLSGYVLKKDSPSCGMERVRVYGRAGMPVRDGRGLFADALMRHLPNLPVEEEGRLNDPQLRENFIERVFAYHRMRALFASRWSAGALVAFHTAHKLALLAHSPNAYAALGRLVAEAKGIERAELRERYSAEFMAALKRLATPARHANVMQHIAGYLRDRCDIDSRRELMEVIEEYRRATVPLIVPLTLIRHWVRRFDVAYLKGQTYLEPHPRELMLRNHV
- a CDS encoding Phenylacetic acid catabolic protein; translated protein: MRREFPPRTIEAEDIRLRRVDPHYIKSLVRLLAAHALAEKLTALGYQRALDTVGNELLRPVIEKNLAEERRHAALVYRALREIGISQEEADRSMIPVLKAPSFEAPLRFAKSAAGELDLLMASLSLDMTGLLMIGVNYKESSYAPHARAADRIIDDEAEHEMFAAGELASAVERFGAEAVAAALIKWLPAAANFFGPPGSGFGYDCMRFGLKARDNGELTELYLSMLERRLANVGLAMPRLTSRYPYALA
- a CDS encoding MaoC/PaaZ C-terminal domain-containing protein, with the protein product MAKQIYWEDVEAGAEVPPLEKNPTTQQLVKYAGASGDFYQIHYDKDFALKANLPGVILHGALKNGFLGQMMTDFAGHEGWLRKLAVQYRGMDQPGSPVVCKGKVVKKYAEGRDHLVDCEIWLENAKGEKTTLGSATVILPSREGIR
- a CDS encoding MaoC family dehydratase N-terminal domain-containing protein — protein: MANKYVTDEVRKQIGMQSEARVVEVERGAIRRFAEAIGDPNPLFHDEAAARKTRFGGMIAPPTFCRSLGAAIPEISIGMGEFRGLDGGSEWEYFAPIRPGDRISVVSKIADIRESTGRLGPMVFITVETSYTNQFSQLCALQRSTVIRY
- a CDS encoding PPOX class F420-dependent oxidoreductase, with the protein product MNQRNSIKMTPEQALAYLSARHSCALATNGHDGYPHVVAMWYMVKGGAIMMTSYARAQKIVNLRRDPRATVLVESGSTYKELAGVMVRGRVELSEGPAALAEILRLTGADPNNPAAVRRVQKRILMRFQPERWASWDHSKIVGDY
- a CDS encoding 4a-hydroxytetrahydrobiopterin dehydratase, which produces MAKLEKSEIERRLGTLPGWELKDDAIGKLYRFREFMDGIKFLNRVAEMAEAADHHPDVKINYTRITFSCSTHDQGGVTDKDFKLASQIEDAYKAYATQ
- a CDS encoding deoxynucleoside kinase, giving the protein MRRGGGYIAIEGPIGVGKTSLAQALGLRLGARIVLEDTDSNPFIARFYQDPEKYAFPVQLYFLLTRYNQQRQLAQQDLFAQATVTDYLLAKDRIFARLNLDPDELVLYEGVYRLLDGQLAKPDLVVYLRARVEVLAERLRKRNRAFERHIGVEYLERVSAAYRDFFFYYDETPLLVVDSTEIDFVADPGDLEDLLREIDRTGAGSHYYVPRKG